Proteins encoded by one window of Cannabis sativa cultivar Pink pepper isolate KNU-18-1 chromosome 4, ASM2916894v1, whole genome shotgun sequence:
- the LOC133036856 gene encoding uncharacterized protein LOC133036856 produces the protein MFSNPQARKTWCNEVWARLNTPKHSGIFWLTMLNRLKTKDRLVKMGIKVQETCCLCDEYKENVQHLFFECKTTSYWLDEIKSWLGWKARATNIQQFVRWIEKAKVSKFKKQVFSTAVAALVYSSWKARNQLIWQQEQINQKQVVCDIKWSLRTRINVVLPKKISNVDKEWFFAL, from the coding sequence ATGTTCAGCAATCCACAAGCAAGGAAAACTTGGTGTAACGAGGTATGGGCTCGACTGAATACACCAAAACATAGTGGTATTTTCTGGCTTACTATGCTTAACAGATTAAAAACAAAAGATAGACTGGTGAAAATGGGCATTAAGGTTCAAGAAACCTGCTGCCTTTGTGATGAATACAAGGAGAATGTTCAACACTTGTTCTTTGAGTGCAAGACAACCAGCTATTGGCTAGATGAGATTAAAAGCTGGCTGGGATGGAAAGCAAGAGCAACAAACATTCAGCAGTTTGTTCGATGGATTGAGAAGGCAAAGgtgtcaaaatttaaaaagcAAGTTTTTTCTACAGCAGTTGCTGCACTTGTTTACAGCAGCTGGAAGGCTCGAAATCAACTCATATGGCAGCAAGAACAGATCAATCAAAAGCAGGTTGTTTGTGACATTAAGTGGAGTCTAAGGACTCGAATTAATGTTGTTTTGCCAAAGAAAATCTCAAATGTAGATAAAGAATGGTTCTTTGCTTTGTAA
- the LOC115712923 gene encoding glutamate decarboxylase 5, whose translation MHMCKICYMYAYTIATTINIYRYICMHVEILYIEKRYREGKTVKKIMVLTRAGKGRGGNDDDDEDYLNSTFASRYVREPIPKWRMPEETIPKEAAYQFIHDELMLDGTPRLNLASFVTTWMEPECDKLIMASVNKNYVDMDEYPVTTEIQNRCVNMIAHLFNAPAGDEEAAVGVGTVGSSEAIMLAGLAFKRKWQQKRKAEGKPIDKPNIVTGANVQVCWEKFARYFEVELKEVKLKEGYYVMDPEKAVEMVDENTICVAAILGSTLNGEFEDVKKVNELLTKKNKETGWDTPIHVDAASGGFIAPFLYPDLEWDFRLPLVKSINVSGHKYGLVYAGVGWVVWRSKEDLPEDLIFHINYLGSDQPTFTLNFSKGSSQIVAQYYQFIRLGVKGYKNIMENCTATAKVLRNKLEETEKFDIVSKDIGVPVVAFSLKDSSKYTVFNIADSLRRFGWIVPAYTMPADAEHISVIRVVIREDFSRGLVERLVSDILKVVKELDDLPIPSLTPINTDTVIKKKTHRQIEEEVTQHWKRFVKGKKNRVC comes from the exons ATGCACATGTGTAAAATATGTTATATGTACGCATATACTATTGCTactactataaatatatatagatatatatgtatGCATGTAGAAATACTATACATTGAGAAAAGATATAGAGAAGGAAaaactgtaaaaaaaataatggtgTTGACAAGGGCGGGCAAGGGGAGAGGTGGCAATGATGATGACGATGAGGACTACTTAAACTCGACGTTTGCGTCTCGGTACGTACGTGAGCCAATCCCGAAATGGAGGATGCCTGAGGAGACCATACCTAAAGAAGCTGCCTACCAGTTCATACATGATGAGCTCATGTTGGATGGTACTCCAAGGCTCAATTTGGCCTCCTTTGTCACCACTTGGATGGAGCCTGAGTGTGATAAACTCATCATGGCTTCCGTTAACAAGAACTACGTTGACATGGACGAGTACCCTGTCACCACCGAAATCCAG AATCGATGTGTGAACATGATTGCCCACCTTTTCAATGCTCCTGCGGGAGATGAAGAAGCTGCGGTTGGTGTGGGAACCGTTGGATCATCAGAGGCCATAATGCTTGCTGGTCTAGCTTTCAAGAGAAAATGGCAGCAAAAGAGAAAAGCAGAGGGAAAACCCATTGATAAGCCTAATATAGTCACTGGTGCCAATGTTCAG GTATGTTGGGAGAAATTTGCAAGGTACTTTGAGGTTGAGCTGAAAGAGGTTAAACTAAAAGAAGGATATTATGTGATGGATCCTGAGAAGGCAGTTGAGATGGTGGATGAGAACACCATTTGTGTTGCAGCCATCCTTGGGTCCACATTAAATGGTGAGTTTGAGGATGTAAAAAAAGTCAATGAACTCCTTACTAAGAAAAACAAGGAGACAGGTTGGGACACCCCAATTCACGTTGATGCTGCCAGCGGCGGGTTCATTGCGCCGTTCCTTTATCCAGATCTTGAGTGGGATTTCAGATTACCTCTGGTGAAAAGTATTAATGTGAGTGGCCATAAGTATGGACTTGTGTATGCTGGTGTTGGATGGGTTGTGTGGAGGAGTAAAGAGGACTTACCTGAAGACCTTATTTTCCATATCAATTACCTTGGATCTGATCAACCCACTTTCACCCTTAACTTCTCCAAAG GCTCTAGTCAAATAGTCGCTCAGTATTATCAATTCATCCGTTTGGGAGTCAAG GGTTACAAGAACATAATGGAAAACTGCACTGCAACTGCAAAAGTACTCCGAAACAAATTAGAGGAAACAGAGAAGTTTGACATTGTCTCAAAAGACATAGGGGTGCCCGTTGTGGCATTCTCTCTCAAAGACAGTAGCAAATACACAGTGTTCAACATAGCAGACAGCTTGAGAAGGTTTGGGTGGATCGTGCCGGCCTACACCATGCCCGCCGACGCCGAACACATCTCGGTTATTCGAGTGGTGATCAGGGAGGACTTCAGTCGTGGTTTGGTCGAGAGACTTGTGTCGGACATATTGAAAGTAGTTAAGGAATTGGACGATCTTCCCATCCCCAGTCTCACGCCGATCAACACTGACACTGTGATCAAGAAGAAGACTCATAGACAGATTGAAGAAGAAGTGACCCAACATTGGAAGCGATTTGTCAAgggaaagaaaaatcgagtatgttaa